One window of Gemmatimonas sp. UBA7669 genomic DNA carries:
- a CDS encoding NAD-dependent epimerase/dehydratase family protein — MTLDRRTFLKTSAVVGGGLSLGLPALANAFGSDGVRVAAYRPETGSAQPKPQRILILGGTGFIGPYQVQYALDRKHQVTLFNRGQTNSNLFPGVPRLVGDRNAPDGHAALKSGTWDVVIDNPTTNPKWVRGAGEALKGRVGQYIFVSTISVFSDYSKPGMDENGPLHEPTDINKEFDRNAQFYGPNKVRSEMEAVAQFGKDKVTIVRPGLIVGPGDLSDRFSYWPVRIDKGGEILAPGTPNDPVQYIDAHDLSEWIVRLGETRTTGTFNATGPKSPTTIAEMLYGIKAVTSSDAKFTWVPADFLAQHQVRAWSEMPVWQPGQGRTAGFMAIDCRKAYAAGLTCRPLADTAKATLDWYKTRPAAEQERARAGIAPEKEKAVLAAWHAKNG; from the coding sequence GTGACGCTCGATCGCCGTACGTTCCTCAAGACTTCTGCCGTCGTTGGCGGCGGACTCTCGCTCGGTCTCCCGGCGCTGGCCAATGCCTTTGGCAGCGATGGCGTTCGCGTTGCGGCCTATCGTCCCGAAACCGGCAGCGCGCAGCCCAAGCCGCAGCGCATTCTCATCCTCGGTGGCACGGGATTCATCGGGCCGTATCAGGTGCAGTACGCCCTCGATCGCAAGCACCAGGTTACGCTGTTCAACCGCGGCCAGACCAACTCGAATCTCTTCCCCGGCGTGCCGCGTCTCGTGGGTGATCGCAACGCGCCCGATGGTCATGCCGCACTCAAGTCGGGCACCTGGGACGTGGTCATCGACAACCCCACCACCAACCCCAAGTGGGTGCGCGGCGCCGGCGAAGCGCTCAAGGGTCGCGTGGGGCAGTACATCTTCGTCTCCACCATCTCGGTCTTCAGCGACTACTCGAAGCCGGGCATGGACGAGAACGGCCCACTCCACGAGCCCACCGACATCAACAAGGAATTCGATCGCAACGCGCAGTTCTACGGACCGAACAAGGTGCGCAGCGAGATGGAAGCGGTGGCGCAGTTCGGCAAGGACAAGGTCACCATCGTGCGCCCCGGGCTCATCGTGGGCCCCGGTGACCTCAGCGATCGCTTCTCCTACTGGCCCGTACGCATCGACAAGGGCGGCGAGATTCTCGCGCCCGGCACACCCAACGATCCGGTGCAGTACATCGATGCGCACGACCTGAGCGAGTGGATTGTCCGCCTCGGCGAGACGCGCACCACGGGTACCTTCAACGCCACGGGCCCCAAGTCGCCCACGACGATCGCTGAGATGTTGTACGGCATCAAGGCGGTGACGTCGAGCGATGCAAAGTTCACGTGGGTGCCCGCCGATTTCCTGGCGCAGCACCAGGTGCGTGCGTGGAGCGAGATGCCGGTGTGGCAGCCGGGGCAGGGACGCACGGCGGGCTTCATGGCCATCGACTGTCGCAAGGCCTATGCGGCCGGACTTACCTGTCGTCCATTGGCGGACACGGCCAAGGCCACACTCGACTGGTACAAGACTCGTCCGGCTGCTGAACAGGAGCGCGCGCGCGCCGGCATCGCGCCCGAGAAGGAGAAGGCGGTCCTGGCCGCGTGGCACGCGAAGAACGGCTGA
- a CDS encoding esterase family protein: MSPPFVDPALPKRIDRWRSPALGFEMPIVSYGWRGQPVLLFPTAAADFLENERFWLVKAIEPLLQQGRIRVFSIDSINRIAWMDRGLPVRESARRQALYSRYIEDEVVPFIRHVCGDGGARAITTGASFGCFHAANAFFRRPDLFGGTIGMSGFFDLSHSYLHGYSDDNCYFNNPMWYVANIEGHTLDLLRHHSRIVLVSGQGAYERPEYTREFHELLDRKGIGHRFELWGHDVNHDWPWWRKMLPFYLNEIGA; this comes from the coding sequence ATGTCCCCACCGTTTGTCGACCCCGCCCTGCCCAAGCGCATTGATCGCTGGCGCAGTCCGGCGCTGGGTTTCGAGATGCCCATCGTCAGCTACGGTTGGCGCGGCCAGCCCGTGCTGCTGTTTCCCACGGCGGCCGCCGACTTTCTGGAGAACGAGCGCTTCTGGCTGGTGAAGGCCATCGAGCCGCTCCTGCAGCAGGGCCGCATTCGTGTGTTCTCCATCGACAGCATCAATCGCATTGCGTGGATGGATCGCGGGCTGCCGGTGCGCGAGAGTGCGCGGCGGCAGGCGCTGTACTCGCGCTACATCGAAGACGAAGTGGTGCCCTTCATCCGCCACGTATGCGGAGATGGTGGGGCACGTGCCATCACCACGGGTGCCAGCTTCGGCTGTTTTCATGCGGCCAACGCCTTCTTCCGACGCCCCGACCTGTTCGGCGGCACCATCGGCATGAGCGGCTTCTTCGATCTGTCGCACAGCTATCTGCACGGCTACTCGGACGACAACTGCTACTTCAACAATCCCATGTGGTATGTGGCCAATATCGAGGGGCATACCCTCGACCTGCTGCGTCATCACTCACGCATTGTGCTGGTGAGTGGGCAGGGTGCGTACGAGCGGCCGGAGTACACGCGGGAGTTTCATGAGTTGCTCGACCGGAAGGGCATCGGACACCGCTTCGAGTTGTGGGGGCATGACGTGAACCACGACTGGCCGTGGTGGCGGAAAATGCTTCCCTTTTATCTCAACGAAATAGGGGCGTAA
- a CDS encoding dipeptidase: MCSALLLALMPSGAEAQGGTGQRFRDSSLTARVAHVRRLLRSTPLVDGHNDLPWAMREEKERPLDVVAYDLRRTTKGMTDIARLRRGGVGGQFWSVYVPGEIRDSGYARVQLEQIDIARRTIARYPDVFTPATTAAEVRKAFAAGRIGSLLGMEGGHAIENSLGALRAYHALGVRYMTLTHNVTLDWADAAADAARHGGLTEFGKEVVREMNRLGMLVDLSHVSPGTMSDALDVTEAPVIFSHSNARARTDVPRNVPDSILARLPKNGGVVMVTFVPGFVSQAVADYGAQLGRVRDSVARAAPGDNDAQFRAVAAWRASHPSPVATIADVADHLDHIKQVAGAAHVGLGGDFDGITETVKGLEDVSKYPDLLAELVKRGWTDAELRGLLGENVLRVLTRAEAVATRLQKSRPASTRTIQQLDRRITP, translated from the coding sequence ATGTGCAGTGCGCTGCTGCTCGCGCTGATGCCCTCAGGCGCCGAGGCGCAGGGCGGTACGGGTCAGCGCTTCCGCGACTCCTCGCTCACGGCGCGCGTGGCGCACGTGCGTCGGCTGCTGCGCAGCACGCCGCTCGTCGATGGGCACAACGACCTGCCCTGGGCCATGCGCGAGGAGAAAGAGCGTCCGCTCGATGTGGTGGCCTACGATCTGCGCCGAACCACCAAGGGCATGACCGACATCGCGCGGCTCAGACGCGGCGGTGTGGGTGGGCAGTTCTGGTCGGTGTACGTGCCCGGCGAGATTCGCGACAGCGGCTATGCACGCGTGCAGCTCGAGCAGATCGACATCGCGCGCCGCACCATCGCGCGTTACCCAGACGTCTTCACGCCGGCCACCACGGCGGCCGAGGTGCGCAAGGCGTTTGCTGCCGGCCGCATTGGTTCGCTGCTGGGCATGGAAGGCGGGCACGCCATCGAGAACTCGCTGGGCGCGCTGCGCGCCTACCACGCACTCGGTGTGCGCTACATGACACTCACGCACAACGTCACGCTCGACTGGGCTGATGCCGCCGCCGATGCGGCGCGGCACGGTGGCCTCACCGAGTTCGGCAAGGAAGTCGTGCGCGAGATGAACCGTCTCGGCATGCTCGTCGATCTCTCGCATGTCTCGCCGGGCACCATGAGTGATGCGCTCGATGTCACCGAAGCGCCGGTCATCTTCTCGCACTCCAACGCTCGCGCCCGTACCGACGTCCCGCGGAATGTCCCCGACTCCATTCTCGCGCGGCTGCCGAAGAACGGCGGCGTAGTCATGGTGACCTTCGTGCCCGGTTTCGTGTCGCAGGCCGTGGCCGACTATGGCGCGCAGCTGGGACGGGTGCGCGATTCCGTGGCCCGGGCCGCGCCAGGGGACAACGACGCGCAGTTTCGCGCCGTGGCCGCGTGGCGCGCGTCTCATCCCAGTCCTGTTGCCACCATCGCCGACGTGGCGGATCATCTCGACCACATCAAACAGGTGGCCGGCGCCGCGCACGTGGGCCTCGGCGGAGACTTCGATGGCATCACCGAGACCGTCAAAGGTCTCGAAGACGTGTCCAAGTATCCCGACCTGCTCGCCGAGCTCGTGAAGCGCGGATGGACCGACGCTGAGCTGCGCGGTCTGCTTGGCGAGAATGTGCTGCGTGTGCTCACCCGTGCCGAAGCGGTGGCTACGCGACTGCAGAAGTCGCGTCCTGCCTCCACCCGCACCATCCAACAGCTCGACCGGAGAATCACCCCGTGA